Within the Streptomyces vilmorinianum genome, the region GGCGAGCAGGACGCCGATGTCGTCGCTGCCGGTCTGTCGGTCCGCCTGCCGCTGCCGGGCGTCGAGCTCGCGCAGCTGGGCGGGGTCGCCGGCGACGGCGGTCCGCAGCGCGTCCAGCGCCTCGGGCGTCCCGCCGAGCAGCTCGCGCAGCTCGGGCACGCCGGGGAAGCGCCCGTAGGCGGCCCGGAACGGCCCGACCAGCTGGGCGAGCGCGGTGGCGGCGCGGCGGCTGTCGGCGACGAGGTCCCCGACGAGCGCCTCGGCGAGGATCCGGGCGGCCTCGTCGGGGTCGTCGGCTCCGCCGTACAGGTCGAGGTCGTGGGTGGAGTCGGGCCGTCCGACGGAGACGACGACGTCGAAGGCCTCGTCGGGCCCGACGGGGGTGCCGTGCGAGGTGACGGCGACGACGGCGGCGCGGTTGGCGAGGGCCTGGAGGCAGAGCGACTCGACGACGGGCCGCACGAGCCGCGTGGTCTTGCCGGACCCGGCGGGCCCGACGGCGAGCAGCGAGGTCCCGAGCAGCCCGGGCTCGAGGGCGACGCCGGTGGTGCGGCGGGCGTAGGGGTTGCGGGGGTGGTCGGCGGCGGTGCCGATGCGCACCTGGCCGGTGGCCAGATCGTGGGTGGCGGTACGGACGGGCAGGTCGCGCAGGCCCGAGGGGTGGCCGCAGGCTGCGGCGCCCCGGGTGCGTACGGCCTCGGTGAAGGCGGCGAGCCGCTCCGGACGGGTCCGTACGCCCTGCCAGGCGCGGCGGATCCGGGCGTAGTCGACGTCCCCGAGCACACCGTGCCGGGTGGCCTCGGCGAGCTGGGCCGCGGACTCGGTCAGCCCGGCGTCGCGCAGCTCGGGCCATTCGGCGGGGTCGGAGGGGGCGCCCGCCGGCGGGGGCGGCGGGGTGTCGGTGGTCAGCCCGAGGCGTCGCCGTACGACGGGCCAGGTGCCCACGCGGCCCACGGCCGCGGCGACGGCCACGGCGAGCAGCACGTAGTAGACGTTGGAGACCCACATGAGCCAGGTGACGGTGCGGGGCATCTCGCGCCAGACGCCCGGCACGAGGACGAACAGCGGCCACACGGGCACGCCGTAGCGGTGCCAGACCTCGCGCCAGTTGCCGACGCGCCCGAAGCCGACGGCGATGAGCCCGAGGACGACGGCGTACCAGAGGTAGGTCGCCGAGACGTACAGCTCGAACTGGGGGTTCGTGCTCTGCCGCCACTCGTCGGGCACCAGCCAGAGCATGGGCAGGAGCCACCAGTTGTCGACGAAGATCCACCAGCCCTCGAGGTAGCCGTTCCGCAGCAGTGACCAGAGCAGCCAGCCGCAGAGGTAGGCGACGAAGGCGCCGCCGACCAGCTGCCGTCCCGGCACCTGGTCGGGCTCCTCCTGGGGGCGGGGCCGGTGGCCGAGCCGCCAGATGCCGGGTTCGGCGGCGGGCCTGGGGATACGGAGCCACTCGGCGACCCCCACCCGGGTGGGCGCGTGCGTGGGCGGCGGCGGGACGACGGGTCCCTGGCCCGGAGCCGGAGCCGGGGTCGGGGTCGGGGTCGGGGTCGGGGTCGGGGCAGCGGACGGGGTTGGGGCGGCGGCCGGGGTCGAGGACGGGGTCGGGGCTGGGCCGCCTGAGGGCACGGGTGGCCCCGCCGGCCGCGGTACGGCGTTCCCCCGCGTGTCGCGTGACTCGTACGTGCCTTCGGTCTCCATGAACCCCTGCCCCCTGACCAGCCAGGTCGCCGCATGCGTGCAACCGTCAATCTAGTGGGCGGCAGCGGCCCCGGAGCCGTTTCGGCGACCCGGAGGGCGAGGTGTGCCGTTCCGGCGCTCCCGGAGGGGCACCATGTCCATCACGGACAACGACCCACCCGCAACACTCCCGATCGGCGCATGCCCGCGCACCTCCCGCACGCCTAGCCTGCGGAAGAAACCCACAAGTGCGTCCAGAACATCCCAGGAGCCCCGCATGAACGCTGTCCCGCAGGAGCGGCGCGTCGTCACCGCCATCCCCGGTCCGAAGTCGCAGGAGCTTCAGGCCCGCCGCCTCGACGCCGTGGCCGGCGGCGTGGGCTCCGTGCTGCCCGTCTTCACCGCGAAGGCCGGCGGCGGCATCATCGAGGACGTCGACGGCAACCGCCTGATCGACTTCGGCTCCGGCATCGCCGTGACCTCGGTCGGCGCCTCCGCCGAGGCCGTCGTCCGCCGCGCCGCCGCGCAGCTCGCCGACTTCACGCACACCTGCTTCATGGTGACGCCGTACGAGGGGTACGTCGAGGTCTGCGAGGCGCTCTCCGAGCTGACCCCGGGCGACCACGCCAAGAAGTCCGCGCTGTTCAACTCGGGTGCCGAGGCGGTCGAGAACGCGGTCAAGATCGCCCGTTCGTACACCAAGCGCCAGGCCGTCGTCGTCTTCGACCACGGCTACCACGGCCGCACCAACCTCACGATGGCGCTGACGGCGAAGAACATGCCGTACAAGCAGGGCTTCGGCCCGTTCGCGCCCGAGGTCTACCGCGTGCCGGTCGCCTACGGCTACCGCTGGCCCACCGGCGCCGAGAACTGCGGCCCCGAGGCCGCCGCCCAGGCGATCGACCAGATCAGCAAGCAGATCGGCGCCGAGAACGTCGCCGCGATCATCATCGAGCCGGTCCTCGGCGAGGGCGGCTTCATCGAGCCCGCCAAGGGCTTCCTGCCGGCGATCGTGAAGTTCGCCAACGACAACGGCATCGTCTTCGTCGCCGACGAGATCCAGTCCGGCTTCTGCCGCACCGGCCAGTGGTTCGCCTGTGAGGACGAGGGCATCGTCCCGGACCTGATCACGACCGCCAAGGGCATCGCGGGCGGTCTGCCGCTCGCCGCCGTCACCGGCCGCGCCGAGATCATGGACTCCGTGCACGGCGGCGGCCTGGGCGGCACTTACGGCGGCAACCCGGTGGCCTGCGCCGGTGCGCTCGGCTCCATCGAGACCATGAAGGAGCTCGACCTCAACGCCAAGGCGAAGAACATCGAGTCGATCATGAAGGCCCGCCTGTCGGCGATGGCCGAGAAGTTCGACGCCATCGGTGACATCCGCGGCCGCGGCGCCATGATCGCCATCGAGCTGGTCAAGGACCGCGCGACCAAGGAGCCGAACCCGGAGGCCGCGGGCGCGCTGGCGAAGGCCTGCCACGCCGAGGGCCTGCTGGTCCTGACCTGTGGCACGTACGGCAACGTGCTGCGTTTCCTGCCGCCGCTGGTGATCGGCGAGGACCTCCTGAACGAGGGCCTCGACATCATCGAGAACGCGTTCGGCCAGCTCTGACGCATCTGACACACCGTGTGAAGAAGGTGTGGGGGGCCGATGGCGGGATGGAGATCCGGCTGTCGGTCCCCTTCTCTCTGCCGTACGGTTTCTGCAGATGAGAGAAACACCCCGCTCGCAGGGGACTGCGGGCGACAACAGGGCGGAGCCTCCCCAGCCCCGCCTTGACCGTGCCCTGGCGCACACCACTGGAGCCTCTGGCTCCGGAACTCCTCACCGATCGGATGGCCGCCCGCCCCACACCCCCCGGGGCGCGCGGCAGCCCGGTCACCTCGGACGCCCCGGAACCACCCCCCCTGTTCCGGGGCTTCCGGCTGTTCTCTCGGCGATCGTCCTGCTCGCGGTCGTCACCTGGCAGGTCGTGGCCGACGGCCCCCTCGCCCGCCTCGACGAGCGCCTCTCGCGCTCCCTCGTCGACCGCGTCCCCCGATGGCTCTCCGAACTCGGCGCCGATCTCGGCAACATGACGGTCGCTCTCCCGGTCCTCGCGTGCGCGATGGCGTACGCGGCATGGCGCGGCCGGCGCGTGGCGGCGCTGTACGCGGGGCTCGGCATGGTTCTCGTCCCGCTGCTGGTCATCCCCCTGAAGGAGTGGACGGCCCGCCCGGGCCCGCTGGAGCCCTGGGCGGCGGGCTACTACCCCTCGGGCCATACGGCGACGGCGATGGTGGCGTACTTCGGCGCCGCGTTCCTGATCTCGAACCGCCTGATCCCCGTCGCCGCACTGCTGACGGCGGCGACGGGGACCGGACTGATCCTGCGCGGCTACCACTGGCCGCTGGACGTGCTGGCCTCGGTGGCCCTGTGCGTCCCTCTCCTCCGATGGCCGATCATTTCCACGAGATCACACAAAAGGCACCAAATTTAAACACCCCGGAGGGATGAAGATCACTCTCGAGCAGGATGAAGCGACCACTTCACCCGGCCCCGAGAGGCGCAATGTCCATCACTCCGCGCGGCATGTCGATCCAGGAGGCGTACAGCCTCTACCGCAGCGAAAAGCTGACGGTGAACCGCAACTACCAGCGCAAGCTCGTCTGGGGCGTTGAAGAGAAGATCCACCTCATCGACAGCATTCTGCGCGGATACCCCATCCCTCTCTTCCTGCTCGCAGAGACGAGTGATCACAATTACGAGATCATCGACGGGATGCAGCGACTTGACGCCATCTTCGGTTTCATCGAACAGCGTTACGGAATAAACGGAGAAGGTTCGAAGGAGTTCTTCGATCTGGCGGAGTTCTCCCGCGCCCGCCAGCTCGCCGACTCGAAGGTGTTCGAAAGGGAACCCGGAAAGCCCCAACTGATCTCCGCGGCACAATGTGCCGACTTGCTGGACTACCAGCTCGCGGTCACCATCTTCGGCCCTCGCGAAGAAGCCAAGGTGACCGAGGTGTTCCGAAGGATCAATTCGGGAGGCCGGCAGCTGAGCGCCCAGGAGAAGCGTCAGGCGGGCGTGGTGAGCGAGTTCGTCAAGATGCTCCGGAAGCTTGCTTCCGATTTCCGGTACGACGGTTCCCCCGACGTTCTCCCCCTCACCAAGATGCCCGTCGTCTCCATCGACTCCGCGCGAGAGCGACTGGGATACGGGATCCCCGCCGAGGAGACGTACTGGTGCAGCCTGGGGATCCTGAGCACGCGGCAGCTCCAGCAGAGCGAGGACGAACAGCTCCTGGCGGACATCTGCATCTCGGCCATCAGAGGGAATACGTTCAGCGTCAGTTCGGACGTGCTCGACAAGTACTTCGACCTGGAAACGGCAGAGAGCAGATCCTTGGCCACGGATCTCTCCGCCTACGGCTCAGACAAGCTCGCCGCCGATGTCAAGCTGGTCCTGGGCGCGATGAAGACCATGGTGGACTCGACGAAACCGAACGTGGTGGGTGCCTTCCGCTCTCACGTGAGCACCAGTGGCTGGAACGCCGCCAAGACACCCTTCTACGCCATCTTCATGGCGTTCTTCGACCTCATGATCCGCCGCGGAATGCAACTCACGGACCCTCGCGGAGCCTTCTCGGCCGTCCAGAAGGTCACCGCGAAGCTGACCCCCAGCCGGAACACGACGACCGAGGCGCAACGGCAGGCCAACATCGACATCGTACGTGGGCTCATCGAGAAGTTCTTCACCGAGCCGCCGAAGGGCACGCTCACCCACGGGCCCGCGATGGAGATCGAGTTCCCCAACCTCATCAGGCGAGCCCCGATCGAGAGCGCACGCTACGAGTTCAAACAAGGCATCGCGTCGCTCGGCCCGAAGCGTTCGATCAACCACGACCTCCTGAAGAAGCTGCCCAAGATCATGTCGGCGATCGCCAACACCGGGCCCGACGCGGACGGATACGTGATCTTCGGCGTCGTGGACAAGGAGAGCGATGCCGCGAGAATCCAGGAGATCGACGGCGTAGTCCCGACCCAGCTCGCCCGGCAGAAGCTCGTCGGAATCGACCGCGAATGCCAGGCCCTCAGCATGGAGATGAGTGATTACACCCGGAAGATCATCCGTTCGATCCAGAACTCTCCCCTGAGCGAGCCCCTCAAGGGTGACATCGTGGCCAACATCGACACGATCTCGTATTCGGGGCGCTCATACGTCGTTGCACGCATCCCCGCCCAGCGTGATCTGTCCAGCTACGACGGCGAATACTTCGCGCGGGACGGCGAGGATCTCCGTCAGATGTCGACGAGTGAAGCGCTGGCGGCGGCCAAGCGCTTCACCTGAGTGACCGACGAACCGGGGCCGGGGCGGAGTCAGGCCCCGGCCCCGGTTCGTCAGCTCCACGGGTACGCGTCGAAGTTCCGGCTGAACTCCCACTGGTTGAACCGGTCCCAGTTGATCGACCAGGTCATCAGGCCGCGCAGACCCGGCCACGTGCCGTGGGTCTGGTAGGAGCCGCAGTCGGTTCTCTTCGTGAGGCAGTTCAGCGCCTTGTTCACTTCGGACGGTGTCGTGTGGCCGTTGCCCGCCTGGGTGGAGGCCGGGAGGCCGATGGCGAGCTGGTCGGGGCGGAGGGGCGGGAAGACGCGGTCCGTGTTGCCCGCCACCGGGAAGCCGGTGAGGAGCATGTCGGTCATGGCGATGTGGAAGTCCGCGCCGCCCATGGAGTGGTACTGGTTGTCGAGGCCCATGATCGGGCCCGAGTTGTAGTCCTGGACGTGGAGCAGGGTGAGGTCGTCGCGCAGGGCGTGGATGACCGGGAGGTAGGCGCCGGCGCGGGGGTCCTGGCCGCCCCAGGGGCCGGAGCCGTAGAACTGGTAGCCCAGTTGGACGAAGAAGGTCTCCGGGGCCATGGTCAGGACGAAGTCCGGGCCGTACGTCGCCTTGAGAGTCCTGAGCGCGGAGATCAGGTTGACGATCACCGGGCTGGTCGGGTTGCGGAAGTCCGTGTCGCCCGTCTGGAGCGAGAGGGAGTGGCCCTCGAAGTCGATGTCCAGGCCGTCGAGCCCGTACTCGTCGATGATCTTCGAGACGGAGGAGACGAAGGCGTCCCGGGCGGCCGTGGTCGAGAGCTGGACCTGGCCGTTCTGGCCGCCGATGGAGATCAGGACCTTCTTGCCGGCCGCCTGCTTGGCCTTGATCGCCGCCTTGAAGTCCGCGAGGGACTCCACGTTCGGGCATTCCGTCTGCGGGCACGGGGCGAAGCGGATGTCGCCGGAGGTCACCGAGGTGGGCTCGCCGAAGGCGAGGTTGATGACGTCCCAGGAGTCGGGGACGTCGGCCATCCTGGTGTAGCCGGAGCCGTTGGCGAAGCTCGCGTGGAGGTAGCCGACGAGCGCGTGGGCGGGCAGTCCGGGGTTCCCGCCGCCTCCCCCTGCCGTCGTCGTCGCCGTCACCGCCGCCGACTTGGGGGATTCGCCCGCGCTGTTCACGGCCGAGACCTGGAAGCTGTACGAGGTGGAGGGCGCGAGGCCGGTCGCCGTGTACGAGGTGCCGGTGACGGTCGCCACCGGGACACCGCCGCGGTAGACCTTGTACGACGTGGCTCCGGAGACCGCGGGCCAGGTCAGCGGCACGGACGTGGAGGTCGGGGTGCCCGCGCTCAGGCCGGTGGGGGTGGCCGGGATCTGGACCGGGTCACCGCCGGGGCCGACCAGGGAGAGGTCGTCGGCGTGGTAGGCGCCGGTGCCGTACCAGCCGTGGGTGTGGATCGTCACGGAGGTCGTCGAGGCGCCGGTCGTGAACGTCGTGCTCAGCTTCTGCCAGTCGGGGGCGGACTGGGTCCAGGTGGAGACGTCGGTGGTGCCGGTGCCGGACGCGCCGAGGTGGACGTAGCTGCCGCGCACCCAGCCGCTCAGTGTGTACGCGGAGTTCGGCCGCACGGTGACGGTCTGGGAACACCGGGCGTTGTCGCTGCCCACCGGGGTCGCCTGCAGTGCCTTCGTCCCGCCGTGCACGGGTGACGAGACGACGGCTCCGCTGCCCGCCGTACAACTCCAGCCGTCCAGGCCGGATTCGAAGCCGCCGTTGCGCGCGAGGTCGGTGTCGGCGGCCTGGGCCACGGGGGTGAGGGCGACGAGTCCGCCGGCGGCGAGGACGCCCGCCAGCGCGAGGACAAAGGGTCGGGTGCGGTCCACAACTGCCTCCGGGGGTGGGGGAATCGAGGTGGAGCGCGCCACAGCATGGTCCAGACCAATCAAGTGGTCAAGACCTCTGCCCCCTTTCCCTCCTTGCCAGTTGACCCGCGGCCTCGTGCATCGCCAGCTCAAGGAGCGAGGCGTCGTTGAGGGTCCCGCTCCCGTCCGGCGGCACCAGCCAGCGCACCCCGCCCGTCGCGCGCCCCGGGTACGGGACGACGATCCAGGTGCCGCGGCCCGCGCTGCGCACACCCGTGCCGAGCCAGCGTGCCGCCGTGCCCGGCGGCACGAAGAAGCCCATCCGCGCCTCTCCGAAGTCGGCGAGGACCGGTCCCGGCCGGTCCACGAGCCGGGTCAGCACATCGAGCGTGGGACAGCCGAGCTCCCCCGGCAGGATCAGCACGTCCCAACGCCTGCCGGCGGGCAGCAGCGCGATCCCGAGGGGATTGCGCTCCCATTCCCACCGGCAGGCGTCGGGATCCGGCGCCACCGATGCCAGCCACTCCACCGCGATCTTGGCCGAAGCCCCCGAACCACTCATTGCCAACGGCCTCCATTCCGTGTGCGGACGCGATGTCCACACGCAGAGAGCGGGGTCGGCGACGATCATTACGCGGGTTCGGGCCGCGTGTTGGTAGTGAAGTGGGTCACATCGTGATCGAGTGGTGTGCGCCGGGGGCGTACACCCGGCGCACACCACATCGGGACACACTCAGCTGTCGAAGCCCAGGCCCAGGCGGTCCATGGTCTTCAGCCAGAGATTGCGGCGGCCGCCGTTCTCGTCGGCGCGCGCCAGCGACCACTTGGTGAGGCCGATGCCGGCCCAGGCGATCGGCTCGGGCGGGAAGGGCAGCGGCTTGGAGCGGACCATCTCCAGCTCCGTCCGCTCCGTGCGCTCCCCCGCGAGCAGGTCGAGCATCACGTCGCCGCCGAAGCGGGTGGCACCGACGCCGAGACCGGTGAAGCCCGCGGCGTACGCGACCTTCCCCCGGTACGCCGTGCCGAAGAAGGCGGAGAAGCGCGAGCAGGTGTCGATCGCGCCGCCCCAGGCGTGGCTGAAGCGGAGCCCCTCCAGCTGCGGGAAGCAGCGGAAGAAGTGCTCGGCCAGCGTGAGGTACGTCTCCGGCCGGTGGTCCATCTCGGCGCTGACACGGCCGCCGAAGCGGTAGATCGCGTCGTAGCCGCCCCACAGGATCCGGTTGTCGGCGGTGATGCGGAAGTAGTGGAACTGGTTGGCGCTGTCGCCGAGCCCCTGGCGGTTCTTCCACCCGATGGCGGCGAGCTGCTCCGCGCTGAGGGGCTCGGTCGTCAGGGCGTAGTCGTAGACGGGGACGGTGTAGTGCCGCACCCGCTTGACCAGCGACGGGAAGACGTTGGTGCCGAGCGCGACCCGGCGGGCCAGGACCCTGCCGTACGGGGTGCGCACGCCCATGCCGGCGCCGACGGAGACGAGGTCGAGGCCGGGGGTGTTCTCATAGATCCGGACCCCGAGGTCCTGGCAGGCCCGCTTCAGACCCCACGCCAGCTTGGCGGGGTTGAGCATGGCGACGCCGCGCCTGTCCCACACGCCGCCGAGGAAGGTCGGCGAGTCGACCTCCGCGCGGACGGCGTCCCGGTCGAGGAGCTCCAGGCCGCCGGCGAGACCGAGCCGGTCCGCCTCCGCGTACCACTCCTGGAGCTCCTCGACCTGGTACGGCTCGGTGGCGACGTCGATCTCGCCGGTCCGCTCGAAGTCGCAGTCGAGGGAGTAGCGGGCGACCGCCGCCTCGATGGCGTCGAGGTTGCGCTCGCCGAGCTCCTCCAGCTTCCCCAGCTCGCCCGGCCAGCGGGCGAGCCCGTTGCCGAAACCGTGGGTGAGGGAGGCGGCGCAGAAGCCGCCGTTGCGGCCCGAGGCGGCCCAGCCCACCTCGCGCGCTTCGATCAGTACGACGTCCCGGGAGGGGTCGCGCTCCTTGGCGAGGAGCGCGGTCCACAGTCCGCTGTAACCGCCGCCGACCACGAGAAGGTCGCACTTCTCGGTGCCGGTGAGGGCGGGCAGGGCTCCGGGCTTGCCGGGGTCTTCCAGCCAGAAGGGGACGGGCTGGGCGTCGGAGAGAGATTGTGCAGCGAGACGCATGGCTACTGGGGCCATGGTTTCCAACTCCTTCAGGTGTCGCTCAGGTTGTCGCTGTTTTCTTGCGCCGGTTCGTGATGATCTGACCGGCGACCACCACCAGGACGGCGATGACGAACATCGCCGTGCCGATGACGTTGATCTGGACGGGCGTGCCGCGCTGTGCCGAGCCCCAGACGAACATGGGGAAGGTGACGGTGCTGCCCGAGTTGAAGTTGGTGATGATGAAGTCGTCGAACGAGAGCGCGAAGGCCAGCAGCGCACCCGCGGCGATACCGGGGGCGGCGATCGGCAGGGTGACCCGTACGAAGGTCTGCACCGGCCCCGCGTAGAGGTCGCGGGCGGCCTCCTCGAGCCTCGGGTCCATCGACATCACGCGTGCCTTGACCGCCACGACGACGAACGACAGACAGAACATGATGTGGGCGATGAGGACCGTCCAGAAGCCCAGCTCGGCGCCCATGTTGAGGAAGAGCGTGAGCAGGGATGCGGCCATGACGACCTCCGGCATGGACATCGGCAGGAAGATCAGCGAGTTGATCGCGCCACGCGCCCGGAAGCGGTAGCGGACCAGCGCGAAGGCGATCATCGTGCCGAGGACCGTGGCGCCCAGCGTCGCCCAGGCGGCGAGCTGGAGGGACAGGGTCAGCGAGTCGCACAGGTCGGCGACGCCGCACGGGTCCTTCCAGGCGTCGACGGAGAAGCGCTGCCAGGCGTAGTTGAACCGCCCGTTCGGCTTGTTGAACGAGAACACCATCACGACGATGTTCGGCACGATCATGTACGCGAGCGTCAGCAGCCCCGCGATGACGACCAGGTTCTTTCGTATCCAGCGCATCAGACCAGATCCTCCGTTCCGGCACGGCGGATGTAGACGGTGACCATGATCAGCACGATCGCCATGAGGATGAAGGAGAGCGCGGCCGCCGTCGGATAGTCGAGCACCCGGAGGAACTGCGACTGGATGACGCTGCCGACCATCTTGGTGTCGGTGGAGCCCAGCAGCTCCGCGTTGACGTAGTCACCGCTGGCCGGGATGAAGGTGAGCAGCGTGCCCGAGACCACGCCCGGCATGGAGAGCGGGAACGTCACCTTGCGGAAGGTGGTCGCGGGGGACGCGTACAGGTCCTTGGCGGCCTCGTGCAGCCGGCCGTCGATCCGCTCCAGGGAGGTGTAGAGCGGCAGGATCATGAACGGCAGGAAGTTGTACGTCAGACCGCAGACCACCGCCATGGGGGTGGCGAGGACGCGGTCGCCCTCGGTCCAGCCGAGCCAGCTGGTCACGTCCAGGACGTGCAGCGTGTTGAGGACGTCGACGACCGGTCCGCCGTCGGCGAGGATCGTCTTCCACGCCAGCGTCCGGATGAGGAAGCTGGTGAAGAACGGCGCGATGACCAGGACCAGGAGCAGATTGCGCCAGCGGCCGGCCTTGAAGGCGATCAGATACGCCAGCGGGTAGCCGAGCAGCAGACACAGGAGCGTGGCGGTACCGGCGTACAGCAGGGACCGGACGAACTGCGGCCAGTACTCCTGGAAGGCCTCCCAGTACGTCTGGAAGTGCCAGGTGACCTCGAAGCCCTTCTCCAGGGAGCCGGTCTGGATCGAGGTCGAGGCCTGGTAGACCATCGGCAGGGCGAAGAAGACGAGCAGCCAGACGATGCCGGGCAGCAGCAGCCAGTACGGGACGAGGCGCTTGCGCGCGGACGCCTTGCGCACGGGCGGTTCCTCTATCGGTGGCGTTGGCGTTTCTTCCTTGGTCAGCGTCGCACTCATGAGGCGTCCTCCACCGTCTCGACACCCGCGTCGATGTCCTGCGCCGCGTCCAGGCCGAAGGTGTGGGCCGGGTTCCAGTGCAGGACGACCTCGGCGCCGGGGACCAGGCGGGAGTCCCTCTCGATGTTCTGCTCGTAGACCTGCAGTTCCGCACCGGCCGGGGAGTTCACCACGTACTGGGTGGAGACGCCGATGAAGGAGGAGTCGGCGATCCGGCCGGTGACCTTGTTGCGGCCCTCGGCGATCGAGCCCGCGTCGTCGGCGTGCGCGAGCGAGATCTTCTCCGGGCGCACGCCCACGAGGACCTTGCCGCCGGCGCGTACCGTCGTCGAACAGCGGTCCGCCGGCAGCCGGAGCTTGCCGCCGCCCGCCGTCACGACCAGGTCCGAGCCGCCGGCCTCGGCGACCTCGGCCTCGATGAGGTTGGAGGTGCCCAGGAAGTTGGCGACGAACGTGGTCTGCGGGTTCTCGTAGAGGTCGGCGGGCGCGCCGAGCTGCTCGACCCGGCCCGCGTTCATCACCGCGACCTGGTCGGCCATGGTCATGGCCTCCTCCTGGTCGTGGGTGACGTGCACGAAGGTGATGCCCACCTCGGTCTGGATCCGCTTGAGCTCCAGCTGCATCTGCCGGCGCAGCTTGAGGTCGAGGGCGCCCAGCGGCTCGTCGAGGAGGAGGACCTGCGGGTGGTTGATGAGCGCGCGGGCCACGGCGACGCGCTGCTGCTGGCCGCCGGAGAGCTGGTGCGGCCTGTGCTTGGCCTTGTCGCCCAGCTGCACGAGCTCCAGCATGTCGTCGACCTGCTTCTTCACCGACTTGATGCCGCGTCGGCGCAGGCCGAAGGCGATGTTCTCGGAGACGTCCATGTGCGGGAAGAGCGCGTAGGACTGGAAGACGGTGTTGACCGGCCGCTTGTACGGCGGAAGGTCGGTGACGTCCGTGTCGCCGAGGAAGACCGAGCCGGTGGTGGGGTCCTCCAGGCCGGCGATCATCCGCAGCGTGGTGGTCTTTCCGCAGCCGGAGGCGCCGAGGAGCGCGAAGAACGAGCCCTGCGGGATGGTCAGGTCGAGCGGCTGGACGGCGGTGAAGGAGCCGTACGTCTTGCTGATGCCGGAGAGACGGACGTCGCCGCCGGTGTTCTTGTCAGTCATGGGTTGCGATCCCGGGTGGTGAGAGGGGTGGGCGGCGGGCTCAGGCACCGATGAGCTTGGCGAACTTCTCCTCGTACGCCGTCTCCTCCGCGCTGCTCAGCGAGCGGAAGGCGCGCGACTTGGCGGCCATGGCCTTGTCCGGGAGGATCAGCGTGTTGCTCGCGAGCTCGGGATCGATCTTGGCGAGCTCGTCCTTCACCCCGTCGACCGGGCAGACGTAGTTGATGTACGCGGCCAGCTGGGCGGCGACCGGAAGCTCGTAGTAGTAGTCGATGAGCTTCTCGGCGTTCGTCTTGTGCCGGGCCTTGGCGGGGACCAGCAGGTTGTCGCTGGAGGTGATGTAACCGGCCGACGGGATCGCGAACTGGATGTCGGGGTTGTCCGCCTGCAGCTGGATGACGTCACCGGCCCAGGCGAGACAGGCCGCCAGGTCGCCCTTGTCCAGGTCGGAGGTGTAGTCGTTGCCCGTGAAGCGCCGGATCTGCTTCTTGTCGACGCCCTTCTGCAGGCGTCCGATCGCCGCGTCGTAGTCGGCGTCGGTGAA harbors:
- a CDS encoding chitinase; translation: MDRTRPFVLALAGVLAAGGLVALTPVAQAADTDLARNGGFESGLDGWSCTAGSGAVVSSPVHGGTKALQATPVGSDNARCSQTVTVRPNSAYTLSGWVRGSYVHLGASGTGTTDVSTWTQSAPDWQKLSTTFTTGASTTSVTIHTHGWYGTGAYHADDLSLVGPGGDPVQIPATPTGLSAGTPTSTSVPLTWPAVSGATSYKVYRGGVPVATVTGTSYTATGLAPSTSYSFQVSAVNSAGESPKSAAVTATTTAGGGGGNPGLPAHALVGYLHASFANGSGYTRMADVPDSWDVINLAFGEPTSVTSGDIRFAPCPQTECPNVESLADFKAAIKAKQAAGKKVLISIGGQNGQVQLSTTAARDAFVSSVSKIIDEYGLDGLDIDFEGHSLSLQTGDTDFRNPTSPVIVNLISALRTLKATYGPDFVLTMAPETFFVQLGYQFYGSGPWGGQDPRAGAYLPVIHALRDDLTLLHVQDYNSGPIMGLDNQYHSMGGADFHIAMTDMLLTGFPVAGNTDRVFPPLRPDQLAIGLPASTQAGNGHTTPSEVNKALNCLTKRTDCGSYQTHGTWPGLRGLMTWSINWDRFNQWEFSRNFDAYPWS
- a CDS encoding NAD(P)/FAD-dependent oxidoreductase; translation: MAPVAMRLAAQSLSDAQPVPFWLEDPGKPGALPALTGTEKCDLLVVGGGYSGLWTALLAKERDPSRDVVLIEAREVGWAASGRNGGFCAASLTHGFGNGLARWPGELGKLEELGERNLDAIEAAVARYSLDCDFERTGEIDVATEPYQVEELQEWYAEADRLGLAGGLELLDRDAVRAEVDSPTFLGGVWDRRGVAMLNPAKLAWGLKRACQDLGVRIYENTPGLDLVSVGAGMGVRTPYGRVLARRVALGTNVFPSLVKRVRHYTVPVYDYALTTEPLSAEQLAAIGWKNRQGLGDSANQFHYFRITADNRILWGGYDAIYRFGGRVSAEMDHRPETYLTLAEHFFRCFPQLEGLRFSHAWGGAIDTCSRFSAFFGTAYRGKVAYAAGFTGLGVGATRFGGDVMLDLLAGERTERTELEMVRSKPLPFPPEPIAWAGIGLTKWSLARADENGGRRNLWLKTMDRLGLGFDS
- a CDS encoding ABC transporter permease is translated as MRWIRKNLVVIAGLLTLAYMIVPNIVVMVFSFNKPNGRFNYAWQRFSVDAWKDPCGVADLCDSLTLSLQLAAWATLGATVLGTMIAFALVRYRFRARGAINSLIFLPMSMPEVVMAASLLTLFLNMGAELGFWTVLIAHIMFCLSFVVVAVKARVMSMDPRLEEAARDLYAGPVQTFVRVTLPIAAPGIAAGALLAFALSFDDFIITNFNSGSTVTFPMFVWGSAQRGTPVQINVIGTAMFVIAVLVVVAGQIITNRRKKTATT
- a CDS encoding ABC transporter permease; the protein is MSATLTKEETPTPPIEEPPVRKASARKRLVPYWLLLPGIVWLLVFFALPMVYQASTSIQTGSLEKGFEVTWHFQTYWEAFQEYWPQFVRSLLYAGTATLLCLLLGYPLAYLIAFKAGRWRNLLLVLVIAPFFTSFLIRTLAWKTILADGGPVVDVLNTLHVLDVTSWLGWTEGDRVLATPMAVVCGLTYNFLPFMILPLYTSLERIDGRLHEAAKDLYASPATTFRKVTFPLSMPGVVSGTLLTFIPASGDYVNAELLGSTDTKMVGSVIQSQFLRVLDYPTAAALSFILMAIVLIMVTVYIRRAGTEDLV
- a CDS encoding ABC transporter ATP-binding protein, which codes for MTDKNTGGDVRLSGISKTYGSFTAVQPLDLTIPQGSFFALLGASGCGKTTTLRMIAGLEDPTTGSVFLGDTDVTDLPPYKRPVNTVFQSYALFPHMDVSENIAFGLRRRGIKSVKKQVDDMLELVQLGDKAKHRPHQLSGGQQQRVAVARALINHPQVLLLDEPLGALDLKLRRQMQLELKRIQTEVGITFVHVTHDQEEAMTMADQVAVMNAGRVEQLGAPADLYENPQTTFVANFLGTSNLIEAEVAEAGGSDLVVTAGGGKLRLPADRCSTTVRAGGKVLVGVRPEKISLAHADDAGSIAEGRNKVTGRIADSSFIGVSTQYVVNSPAGAELQVYEQNIERDSRLVPGAEVVLHWNPAHTFGLDAAQDIDAGVETVEDAS